Proteins from a single region of Candidatus Margulisiibacteriota bacterium:
- a CDS encoding lysophospholipid acyltransferase family protein has protein sequence MIVFRLLHTVFLFLLVFVSYFMGIAIAFCFLPFVRPSTRLFQAAAHYWSLFLGLFSGIRVETSGLENIPLNKPLILVANHQGAADIPILLGYLPVYFRFAIKKELFQVPVFGWYLRQAGYFPVDRAVILSAYKTVETIVEILQSGESVMVFPEGTRSRDGSLGKFKRGSLMAALKSGAPIIPIAISGSYNIMPRGTYLVNPSRVRLSVGQPIYIKDEKEYDEKVEAVRSSIAKMLSPKSIAEVFTTTPSTLL, from the coding sequence ATGATAGTCTTCCGTCTTTTGCACACCGTTTTTCTTTTTCTGCTGGTTTTTGTCAGCTATTTTATGGGGATTGCCATCGCGTTTTGTTTCCTCCCTTTTGTCCGGCCCTCGACCCGGCTCTTTCAGGCTGCCGCCCATTACTGGTCACTATTTCTTGGCCTTTTTTCCGGGATCAGGGTAGAAACTTCCGGGCTGGAGAACATCCCGTTGAACAAACCGCTGATCCTCGTCGCCAACCATCAGGGCGCGGCGGATATCCCGATCCTCCTGGGTTATTTGCCGGTCTATTTCCGCTTTGCCATCAAAAAAGAATTGTTCCAGGTCCCGGTCTTCGGCTGGTACCTGCGGCAGGCCGGCTATTTCCCGGTCGATCGCGCTGTTATCCTCTCGGCTTACAAAACAGTGGAAACGATCGTAGAAATATTGCAGTCGGGCGAATCGGTCATGGTTTTCCCGGAAGGGACGCGCAGCCGCGACGGCTCTCTCGGCAAGTTTAAAAGGGGCAGTCTGATGGCCGCACTCAAGTCCGGGGCGCCGATAATCCCGATCGCCATTTCCGGCAGTTACAACATCATGCCGAGAGGGACTTATCTGGTCAATCCCAGCCGGGTGAGGCTTTCCGTCGGCCAGCCGATCTACATTAAAGACGAAAAAGAGTATGACGAAAAAGTGGAAGCAGTAAGAAGCTCTATCGCCAAGATGCTGTCACCTAAGTCAATAGCGGAAGTATTTACAACAACGCCGTCAACGCTTCTTTGA
- the radA gene encoding DNA repair protein RadA, whose product MAKPETSFVCQSCGLGSPRWSGQCPACQEWNTLVEELQTSNVSARGGSAFGGKHPNKIQNTNPNSQKPISITNVDFKQDQRQATGIVEIDRVLGGGVVAGSVVLVSGEPGIGKSTMMLQIAEALSKKEKVLYVSGEESATQIRLRAERLGTLSPNLLLYPETSLMAIEQAITEGEPKIAIIDSIQTIFREDIASAPGSVAQVRECAAYLVRIAKATGIPIFIVGHVTKEGNIAGPRILEHVVDTVLYFEGEQHKQYRILRVTKNRFGSTNEVGIFEMKEKGLIEVADPSRIFLSERPTDAPGSVVTAAIEGTRPMLIEIQALVAPTKLPYPARKTTGVDYNRTAMIIAVLERHAGLKLATQDIYVNAAGGVVAEGTAMDLPIALAIGSSYQNKPVDPETVIVGELGLSGEIRSVGRIEQRVGEAAKLGFKRIFVPKANVKELGKVKISVLGVSSIKEALTALL is encoded by the coding sequence ATGGCCAAGCCGGAAACCTCCTTCGTTTGCCAGTCGTGCGGCCTCGGTTCTCCCCGTTGGTCCGGACAATGCCCGGCCTGCCAGGAGTGGAATACACTCGTGGAAGAACTTCAAACCTCCAACGTCTCCGCCAGAGGCGGATCCGCCTTCGGCGGAAAACATCCAAACAAAATACAAAACACAAATCCCAATTCACAAAAACCTATTTCCATTACCAACGTAGATTTTAAGCAGGACCAGCGGCAGGCGACGGGGATCGTCGAAATTGACCGGGTACTTGGTGGGGGAGTGGTTGCCGGTTCGGTCGTCCTCGTTTCCGGCGAGCCGGGGATCGGCAAATCGACGATGATGCTGCAGATCGCCGAGGCGTTGAGCAAAAAAGAGAAGGTCCTCTATGTCAGCGGCGAGGAGTCGGCCACCCAGATCCGCTTAAGGGCCGAAAGGTTAGGAACTTTGTCGCCTAATCTTCTCCTTTATCCCGAAACGAGCCTAATGGCGATCGAACAAGCGATCACGGAAGGGGAGCCAAAAATCGCCATCATCGATTCGATCCAGACGATCTTTCGCGAAGATATTGCTTCCGCTCCGGGATCGGTGGCGCAGGTCCGCGAATGCGCCGCTTATCTGGTCCGGATCGCCAAGGCGACCGGGATCCCGATCTTTATCGTCGGTCACGTGACCAAAGAGGGGAATATCGCCGGACCGCGGATCCTGGAACACGTTGTCGATACGGTCCTCTACTTTGAAGGGGAACAGCATAAACAGTACCGGATCCTCCGGGTGACCAAGAATCGTTTCGGCTCGACCAACGAGGTCGGGATCTTCGAAATGAAGGAGAAAGGGCTGATCGAGGTGGCCGATCCGTCGCGGATCTTCCTCTCCGAGCGGCCGACTGATGCGCCCGGGTCGGTCGTGACGGCGGCGATCGAGGGCACCCGGCCGATGCTGATCGAGATCCAGGCGCTGGTTGCTCCCACCAAGCTCCCGTATCCGGCTCGGAAGACGACCGGGGTCGATTACAATCGGACGGCGATGATCATTGCCGTCCTGGAGAGGCACGCCGGCTTAAAGCTGGCGACGCAAGATATTTACGTGAACGCCGCCGGCGGCGTGGTTGCCGAAGGGACGGCGATGGACCTGCCGATCGCCCTGGCGATCGGTTCCAGCTACCAGAACAAGCCGGTCGACCCGGAAACGGTGATCGTCGGCGAGCTCGGACTGTCAGGTGAGATCCGTTCGGTCGGCCGGATCGAGCAGCGGGTCGGCGAAGCGGCTAAACTCGGCTTCAAGCGGATCTTCGTTCCCAAAGCGAACGTGAAAGAATTAGGCAAGGTAAAGATATCAGTTCTCGGTGTCTCCTCGATCAAAGAAGCGTTGACGGCGTTGTTGTAA
- a CDS encoding ATP-dependent Clp protease ATP-binding subunit produces the protein MFERFTERAVRVIMAAQEEAKRLNSSFLGAEHMLLGMLREGEPIVFKTLDHFRVEPELVRGRLEEATQSQESRAPRGPDLPFNAQAKKVIELAWDEARGLGHSYVGVEHLFLSILREGTGIAGTVLADLGITAASARAQIVSLLGEVAPGGRKTARASKTPLLDQFGRDLTAMAADKKLDPVVGRAQEVERVVQILSRRRKNNPVLLGEAGVGKTAIVEGLAQKIIVGDIPHTLLGKRLVSLDMGLLIAGTRYRGEFEERLKKVLDEVIRHGNVILFIDELHTLIGAGAAEGAMDAANILKPALARGEVQCIGATTIDEFRKRIESDPALERRFQSVMVGEPSVAETIEILKGLRARYEEFHKLKISDDALVAAARLSARYIADRFLPDKAIDLLDEAASRVRLQSSGTPPELVELTKELAAVRQDKEKAVETQQYEQAAQLRDKEETLKLQYETAAGKLANIPREQLPEVTSEIIAEVASAWTGVPVTQLTAAETERLLQMEKELGGRVIGQNEAIKAISRSIRRSRTGMKDPRRPIGSFIFLGPSGVGKTELAKRLAEFLFGDVDAMIRIDMSEYLESHTISRLIGSPPGYVGFGEGGQLTEPVRRRPHSVVLLDEIEKAHPDVMNILLQILDEGKVTDAQGHEIDFKNAVLIMTSNVGADLIRKETAIGFVTRADANAGYDKMKEIVLEQLKKSFRPEFLNRVDEMIVFHPLAKEDLETIVALMIEEINRRIEEKGLYLNLSKKAVKFLVEKSYDPKFGARPLRRAIESEIEDPLSEEVLKGRFGYGTEIKVDAKEDKLHFSGKPRKFAPQLESSRHLTTLDGSRRSKKQSGRASQASGR, from the coding sequence ATGTTCGAGCGTTTTACCGAACGCGCCGTCCGGGTCATTATGGCCGCCCAGGAAGAGGCCAAGCGGCTTAACTCCAGCTTCCTGGGGGCGGAGCATATGCTGCTCGGGATGCTGCGCGAAGGAGAACCGATCGTTTTCAAGACTCTGGACCATTTTCGGGTGGAACCGGAGCTGGTGCGGGGGCGGTTGGAAGAAGCGACCCAGAGCCAGGAGTCCCGCGCCCCGCGCGGGCCCGATCTCCCTTTTAATGCCCAGGCGAAAAAAGTGATCGAACTGGCCTGGGATGAGGCCCGGGGTTTGGGCCACAGTTACGTCGGCGTCGAACATCTTTTTCTCTCGATCCTGCGTGAAGGGACCGGGATCGCTGGTACCGTCCTGGCCGATCTCGGCATTACTGCCGCCTCGGCCCGCGCCCAGATCGTCTCCCTGCTTGGCGAGGTAGCTCCCGGCGGCCGCAAAACGGCCCGGGCCAGCAAAACCCCGCTGCTTGACCAGTTTGGCCGCGACCTCACGGCGATGGCGGCCGATAAAAAACTCGACCCGGTCGTCGGCCGCGCCCAGGAAGTCGAGCGGGTCGTTCAGATCCTCTCCCGCCGCCGCAAGAACAACCCGGTCCTGCTCGGCGAAGCCGGGGTCGGCAAGACGGCGATCGTCGAAGGCTTAGCCCAAAAGATAATTGTCGGCGACATTCCGCACACCCTGCTCGGCAAGCGTTTAGTCTCGCTTGACATGGGACTGCTGATCGCCGGGACCCGCTACCGGGGCGAGTTCGAAGAACGGCTGAAAAAGGTCCTGGACGAAGTGATCCGCCACGGCAACGTCATCCTCTTTATCGACGAACTCCACACCCTGATCGGGGCGGGGGCGGCCGAGGGGGCGATGGACGCGGCCAACATCCTCAAGCCGGCGCTGGCCCGCGGCGAAGTCCAGTGCATCGGCGCCACGACGATCGACGAGTTCCGCAAGCGGATCGAGTCCGACCCGGCGCTCGAGCGCCGCTTCCAGTCGGTCATGGTCGGTGAGCCGTCAGTCGCCGAGACGATCGAGATCCTAAAAGGTTTGCGCGCCCGTTACGAAGAGTTCCATAAATTAAAGATCAGCGACGACGCCCTGGTCGCGGCGGCGCGGCTCTCCGCCCGCTACATTGCCGACCGTTTTCTCCCCGATAAAGCGATCGACCTGCTCGACGAAGCGGCCTCGCGCGTCCGGCTCCAGTCGTCGGGGACGCCGCCGGAGCTGGTCGAACTGACTAAAGAGTTGGCTGCCGTCCGGCAGGACAAAGAAAAAGCGGTCGAGACCCAGCAATACGAGCAGGCGGCGCAATTACGCGACAAAGAAGAGACGCTCAAGCTCCAGTATGAAACGGCGGCCGGCAAATTGGCCAACATTCCCCGCGAGCAGCTCCCCGAGGTCACTTCAGAAATTATTGCCGAGGTTGCTTCCGCCTGGACCGGCGTCCCGGTCACCCAGTTGACCGCCGCGGAGACCGAGCGCCTGTTACAAATGGAAAAAGAACTGGGCGGCCGGGTGATCGGCCAGAACGAGGCGATCAAAGCGATCTCCCGCTCGATCCGCCGTTCCCGCACCGGGATGAAAGACCCGCGGCGGCCGATCGGCTCGTTTATCTTCCTCGGCCCGTCCGGGGTTGGCAAGACCGAGCTGGCCAAGCGGCTGGCCGAGTTCCTCTTTGGCGACGTCGACGCCATGATCCGGATCGACATGTCAGAATACCTGGAGTCGCACACCATTTCCCGCCTAATCGGTTCCCCGCCCGGCTATGTCGGTTTTGGCGAGGGGGGGCAGTTGACCGAGCCGGTCCGCCGGCGGCCCCATTCCGTTGTCCTGCTCGACGAGATCGAGAAAGCGCACCCCGACGTCATGAACATCCTCCTCCAGATCCTTGACGAGGGGAAAGTGACCGACGCCCAGGGGCATGAGATCGACTTCAAGAATGCCGTCCTGATCATGACGAGCAACGTCGGCGCCGACTTGATCCGCAAAGAGACGGCGATCGGTTTTGTCACCCGGGCCGATGCCAATGCCGGCTACGACAAGATGAAAGAGATCGTCCTCGAACAACTGAAAAAGAGCTTCCGCCCCGAGTTCCTCAACCGGGTCGACGAAATGATCGTCTTCCACCCGCTGGCCAAGGAAGACTTGGAGACGATCGTTGCCCTGATGATCGAAGAGATCAACCGCCGGATCGAAGAGAAGGGGCTCTACCTTAACTTGAGCAAAAAAGCGGTCAAGTTCCTGGTTGAGAAGAGCTACGATCCGAAGTTCGGCGCCCGCCCGCTGCGGCGCGCCATCGAAAGCGAGATCGAAGACCCGCTCTCCGAAGAGGTCCTGAAAGGGCGTTTTGGCTACGGGACCGAAATAAAAGTCGATGCCAAGGAAGACAAACTCCACTTTTCCGGTAAGCCGCGCAAGTTCGCGCCGCAACTGGAGTCTAGCCGCCACCTGACCACCCTGGACGGATCCCGCCGCAGCAAAAAACAGAGCGGGCGGGCCAGTCAGGCCAGCGGGCGCTAA
- a CDS encoding ATP-binding protein: MFSTLTIISIFMEIFTVGILFSGGLTFLWNALAKRSRKDLFLGLVFLASFSYIAAVLSSQLMNNLGRPLADLIVAQKIVAISILLGGLFVWLFLVERFKVRFGHWLSLLIGLGVAALIARVLSSSVNLVFREGIIEPIVYFSHWVPVKPFFALMWALLAIFYFGSALASAGGRRALALYAGGSVMLVLAALFSSFLYIRFGEAGYLLASWILLLISSLGLLLSELVSPDAPEAFSPLRFLRTRILFKLVLIFILLIVILFEATTLATINISKTALSKYIKATYLKVAQNIAGQIAASPEAPTPEKLQVLISQVELAASGVIFVVNNRGELVAHPDRKRALQRENLRANEGVNRLLEGQSGAGEFRDELNATVVGAYVPIPKYGLGVVVEEPRPLAYFDMRLLESNSLLFVIAGMILTALTGIFFARSIERPIKALTLGTEAVSRGELGYHISVNSVDEIGRLATAFNQMTRDLRDSQERLILSEKLASLGTMAAGMAHEIKNPLVSLRTFTQLLQQKWDDKEFRDKFSQIIPTEIERINRIAESLLKFGRPMKPELTRVDVNALLEEVLLLFESECKKYNVSVTKKMAELPEISGDAGQLSQAFVNIIKNAIESMQAKGGELIVKSDVGEVVKLGKIRSRKGTKLGEEMVWGEEEEMVKPLPVIFIEVTDTGEGINEENLKSLFDPFFTTKMTGTGMGLPITLRIIEEHKGSVKVKSRPGQGTTFIITLPQKL; this comes from the coding sequence ATGTTCTCAACATTAACGATCATTAGTATTTTCATGGAGATCTTTACCGTCGGGATATTGTTCTCCGGCGGGCTGACCTTCCTCTGGAACGCTCTCGCTAAACGGAGCCGCAAGGACCTCTTTTTAGGCCTGGTCTTTCTGGCCAGTTTTTCTTACATCGCGGCTGTCTTGAGTTCCCAGCTAATGAACAACCTGGGGCGCCCGCTGGCTGACCTGATCGTCGCCCAGAAGATCGTTGCGATCAGCATTCTCCTCGGCGGCCTCTTCGTCTGGCTCTTTTTGGTCGAACGCTTTAAGGTCCGTTTCGGCCACTGGCTCTCCCTGCTGATCGGCCTGGGGGTTGCCGCCCTCATTGCCCGAGTCCTTTCTTCCAGCGTCAATCTCGTCTTCCGCGAAGGGATCATCGAGCCGATCGTCTATTTTTCCCACTGGGTCCCGGTCAAGCCGTTCTTTGCCCTGATGTGGGCCTTGCTGGCGATTTTTTATTTCGGCTCGGCCCTGGCCAGCGCTGGCGGCCGGCGGGCCCTTGCCTTATACGCCGGCGGTTCGGTCATGCTCGTCCTGGCGGCGTTGTTCTCTTCCTTCCTCTACATTCGTTTCGGTGAGGCCGGTTACCTGCTCGCCTCCTGGATCTTGCTCCTCATCTCCAGTCTCGGACTGCTACTAAGCGAGCTCGTCTCGCCCGACGCGCCGGAAGCCTTTTCCCCGCTCCGTTTCCTTAGGACCCGCATCCTGTTCAAACTAGTCCTCATCTTCATTCTCCTGATCGTTATCCTCTTCGAAGCGACGACCCTGGCCACGATCAATATCAGCAAGACCGCCCTCTCCAAATACATCAAGGCGACCTACTTGAAGGTCGCCCAGAATATCGCCGGCCAGATCGCGGCCAGCCCCGAGGCGCCGACGCCGGAAAAGCTCCAGGTGCTCATCTCGCAAGTCGAGCTCGCCGCGAGCGGCGTCATCTTTGTCGTCAATAACCGGGGAGAGCTGGTCGCCCATCCCGACCGCAAGCGCGCCCTGCAGCGGGAGAACCTCCGGGCGAACGAAGGGGTCAACCGGCTGCTGGAAGGCCAAAGCGGGGCGGGCGAGTTCCGCGACGAGCTTAACGCGACGGTCGTCGGGGCCTACGTGCCGATCCCCAAATACGGGTTGGGGGTGGTGGTCGAGGAGCCGAGGCCGCTGGCTTATTTTGACATGCGCTTGCTCGAGAGCAATTCGCTCCTCTTTGTCATCGCCGGGATGATCCTGACGGCGCTGACCGGGATCTTTTTCGCCCGCTCGATCGAGCGGCCGATCAAGGCGCTGACCCTCGGCACCGAGGCGGTCTCGCGCGGCGAGCTCGGCTATCACATTTCGGTCAATTCGGTCGACGAGATCGGCCGGCTGGCGACCGCTTTCAACCAGATGACGCGCGACCTGCGCGACAGCCAGGAGCGGCTGATCCTCTCGGAGAAGCTCGCCTCGCTGGGGACGATGGCGGCCGGCATGGCACATGAGATCAAAAACCCGCTCGTTTCCCTGCGGACCTTTACCCAGTTGTTACAGCAAAAATGGGACGACAAGGAGTTCCGCGACAAGTTTTCCCAGATCATCCCGACCGAGATCGAGCGGATCAACCGGATCGCCGAGTCGCTCCTTAAGTTTGGCCGGCCGATGAAACCGGAGCTGACCCGGGTCGATGTCAACGCGCTGCTGGAAGAGGTCCTCCTCCTTTTTGAGAGCGAATGCAAAAAGTACAACGTCAGCGTGACCAAGAAGATGGCCGAGCTCCCCGAGATCTCGGGCGACGCCGGCCAGCTCTCGCAGGCCTTCGTCAATATCATCAAGAATGCCATCGAGTCGATGCAGGCCAAGGGCGGCGAGCTGATCGTCAAGAGCGACGTCGGCGAAGTGGTCAAGCTCGGCAAGATCCGGAGCCGCAAAGGGACCAAGCTGGGCGAAGAGATGGTCTGGGGCGAGGAAGAGGAGATGGTCAAGCCGCTGCCGGTCATTTTTATCGAAGTGACCGACACCGGCGAGGGGATCAATGAAGAGAACTTAAAGAGCCTGTTTGATCCGTTCTTTACCACCAAGATGACCGGGACCGGCATGGGACTCCCGATCACGCTCCGGATCATTGAGGAGCACAAAGGTTCGGTCAAAGTAAAAAGCCGTCCCGGCCAGGGGACGACTTTCATAATAACGCTGCCGCAGAAACTTTAG
- a CDS encoding S-layer homology domain-containing protein, translated as MQAQRLRLLIVLLAGCCFAGSAFGQLAELGLNPLRLEIGARPLGFGGAFTGLADDVNTALYNPGGLAWAKGISLTLKGFEDIVALQAYPTGFGSSLGLAVINQRLTDIPDPLGGVANSNSNIVLLAYGSKLNFIPALYNRDEAFQRMGVGFSLKGLLGETLRRTTQRDRSASGWDMDLGWLWKYKDWWSVGATAQNILPAKMLGGGEIRWDVGGVEGIPSTLKFGTAARVIGDLGAPLVLEGRELTLGGELDLVNGSGALLRLGGEWGVNKTYYFRTGIMGQSKPGGSAYNLNFGCGYRTEAWGIDLVAAHEPLRDEGIFYFSALYFPKDWIVLKQLDLDRPGLLLEEAFEKFSLADNIVTYEDKIEIFGQVKPGVEVYINGLRAATAADNTFRVMVPLKLEKNLIIVEARYEGDKKTWTYKVLRQAKVNLAGEKELKQQLDRAKSEAEKEALKKKQQEMAQKKKKVEELVTLGVIEVTAEAEFRLDASITRGELATWLAKSTGLPLPKVDRDLFSDVKRDDPRAPYIKLVLDWDLLRGFPDGTFRPNAPVSKEEGDKLFRVLKVQK; from the coding sequence ATGCAGGCGCAACGTCTTCGGCTGTTGATAGTCTTGCTGGCCGGTTGCTGTTTTGCCGGCAGCGCCTTTGGCCAGCTGGCCGAGCTCGGCCTCAACCCGCTCCGGCTCGAAATAGGGGCCCGGCCGCTCGGTTTCGGCGGGGCCTTTACCGGCCTGGCTGATGACGTCAATACTGCCCTGTATAATCCCGGCGGGCTCGCCTGGGCCAAAGGGATCTCGCTTACCCTCAAAGGTTTCGAAGATATCGTCGCCCTCCAGGCTTATCCGACCGGCTTTGGCTCCTCACTTGGCCTGGCGGTCATCAACCAGCGCCTGACCGATATCCCGGACCCGTTAGGCGGCGTGGCTAATTCCAACAGTAACATCGTTCTCCTCGCCTATGGCAGCAAGCTCAATTTTATTCCTGCCCTCTATAACCGTGACGAGGCTTTTCAGCGGATGGGGGTCGGCTTTAGCCTGAAGGGGTTGCTGGGGGAAACGCTCCGGCGGACCACCCAGCGCGATCGTTCGGCGTCCGGCTGGGACATGGACCTTGGCTGGCTCTGGAAATACAAAGACTGGTGGTCGGTGGGTGCGACGGCGCAAAATATCCTGCCGGCTAAAATGCTCGGCGGCGGCGAGATCAGGTGGGATGTCGGCGGCGTGGAAGGGATCCCCTCCACCCTTAAGTTCGGCACAGCCGCCCGGGTCATCGGCGACCTGGGGGCGCCGCTCGTCCTGGAAGGGCGCGAGTTAACGCTCGGCGGGGAGCTTGACCTGGTCAATGGCAGCGGGGCGCTCCTCCGGCTCGGCGGCGAGTGGGGGGTCAACAAGACCTATTATTTCCGCACCGGCATCATGGGCCAGTCCAAGCCGGGCGGCAGCGCTTACAACCTGAACTTTGGCTGTGGTTACCGGACCGAAGCGTGGGGGATCGACCTGGTCGCCGCTCACGAGCCGCTGCGCGACGAAGGAATATTCTATTTTTCCGCTCTGTACTTCCCGAAGGACTGGATCGTCCTCAAACAGCTTGATCTCGACCGGCCCGGCCTGTTGCTCGAAGAGGCGTTCGAGAAGTTCTCGCTGGCCGATAACATTGTTACTTACGAGGATAAGATAGAAATATTCGGCCAGGTCAAGCCGGGGGTCGAGGTCTATATCAACGGCCTGCGTGCCGCCACGGCCGCCGATAATACCTTCCGGGTCATGGTGCCGCTCAAGCTGGAGAAAAATTTAATTATCGTCGAAGCGCGTTACGAAGGGGACAAGAAGACCTGGACCTACAAGGTCCTCCGCCAGGCCAAAGTTAATTTGGCCGGAGAGAAAGAGCTTAAGCAGCAGCTCGACCGGGCCAAGTCCGAGGCCGAGAAAGAAGCGCTGAAGAAGAAGCAGCAGGAGATGGCCCAGAAGAAAAAGAAGGTCGAAGAACTGGTTACCCTCGGGGTGATCGAAGTGACGGCCGAGGCGGAGTTCCGGCTCGACGCCAGTATCACCCGCGGCGAACTAGCGACCTGGCTGGCCAAGTCGACCGGCCTGCCGCTCCCCAAGGTTGACCGGGACCTCTTCTCCGACGTCAAACGCGACGATCCGCGCGCCCCCTACATTAAGCTCGTCCTGGATTGGGACCTACTGCGCGGCTTCCCGGACGGCACCTTCCGGCCCAACGCGCCCGTTTCCAAAGAAGAGGGGGACAAGCTTTTCCGTGTCCTGAAAGTGCAGAAATGA
- a CDS encoding S-layer homology domain-containing protein, with protein sequence MSKFLWLLCLPVLATAGWAEVTLFNPPDKFVTFSPVVMLQGQSAPSAPLLINNTSFTAKSDGSFSCGLVLNKGKNRIEAGGKTVRVLRLVTFPDIEQAYEGKKHWARGPIVYLATLGMIEGYPDGNFYPGNPVTRGELATWLAKAKKLPVPTLEVDVFFDVPKEQWRAPYVKAITAAGYMPPYSTEMFGLDDPISRREAAEIAIKTEGLGIVAKITSFFRDVPQQERGAAPIYTAREGGLVIGVSKDVMVYDPERAITRAEAATLVARFSAAQWGIRYLSDFENGYGPERLCGLNVAPRVVSFAVLPAEVGLKPGAKIRLRAELASREVFAPLAKVKVDLSSIGGLADAEMYDDGTGGDDTPNDLIYALNLSFDPLSAGTKTFWLSATDKLGWEGTAQTTLLVVK encoded by the coding sequence ATGAGTAAGTTTCTCTGGCTCCTCTGTTTGCCGGTCCTGGCTACAGCCGGCTGGGCGGAAGTTACTCTTTTTAATCCCCCCGATAAGTTCGTCACCTTTTCCCCGGTCGTCATGCTGCAGGGCCAGAGCGCGCCCTCCGCGCCGTTACTGATCAACAACACCAGCTTTACCGCCAAGAGCGACGGAAGCTTCAGCTGCGGGCTCGTCCTGAACAAGGGGAAGAACCGGATCGAAGCGGGCGGAAAAACGGTGCGCGTCCTCCGCCTGGTTACTTTTCCCGATATCGAACAGGCCTACGAAGGGAAAAAGCACTGGGCGCGCGGACCGATCGTCTATCTGGCCACGCTTGGCATGATCGAAGGTTATCCCGACGGCAATTTCTATCCCGGCAATCCGGTGACCCGCGGCGAGCTGGCCACCTGGCTGGCTAAAGCGAAAAAACTCCCTGTCCCCACGCTCGAGGTCGACGTTTTTTTCGACGTGCCGAAAGAGCAGTGGCGAGCTCCTTACGTTAAAGCGATCACCGCCGCCGGCTACATGCCGCCGTATTCTACCGAGATGTTCGGGCTGGACGACCCGATCTCGAGACGCGAAGCGGCCGAGATCGCCATCAAGACCGAAGGCCTCGGCATCGTCGCCAAGATCACTTCGTTCTTCCGGGACGTGCCGCAGCAGGAGCGGGGAGCGGCGCCGATCTACACCGCCCGCGAAGGCGGGCTGGTGATCGGTGTTTCCAAGGATGTCATGGTTTATGACCCGGAACGAGCGATCACCCGGGCGGAAGCGGCGACCCTGGTTGCCCGTTTCTCCGCCGCCCAATGGGGGATCCGCTATCTCTCCGATTTTGAGAACGGTTATGGTCCAGAGCGATTATGCGGTCTCAATGTCGCTCCGCGGGTCGTCTCTTTTGCCGTCTTACCGGCCGAGGTCGGGCTGAAACCTGGGGCCAAGATCAGGCTGCGGGCCGAGCTCGCTTCGCGCGAGGTTTTCGCCCCGCTGGCCAAGGTCAAAGTAGACCTATCCTCGATCGGCGGCCTGGCCGACGCCGAGATGTATGACGACGGAACCGGCGGCGACGACACGCCAAACGACCTGATCTACGCGCTCAATCTCTCTTTCGATCCGTTGTCGGCCGGGACCAAGACTTTCTGGTTGTCCGCCACGGATAAGCTCGGTTGGGAAGGTACCGCCCAAACCACCCTTCTGGTCGTGAAGTGA